One genomic region from Phocoena sinus isolate mPhoSin1 chromosome 3, mPhoSin1.pri, whole genome shotgun sequence encodes:
- the LOC116750663 gene encoding zinc finger protein 709-like gives MYKLKLRGVALRAIQSGAPLEQVGGGDVPHRSGRPYRRRPRRRSAWTLGRQPDAGRPVPLFSSARPQSFAGQRCAYVPASPQTDAVVFEDVAVNFTLEEWALLDFSQKKLYRDVMGETFRNLASVGETWKDHDIEDKCKNQGTKLRSRKVGRICEGKEDSPCRENLSLIPNLNLNKKTLIRVKPWEHKVCGKVLMHHSSHNRYTRSHVGHKPYDYQKNGEKPYKCNVCGKAFSYLQCFEKHKGNHTGGKTYKCKECGKAFVQLETFQRHMVTHTGGASYKCKDCGKTFSSSASLQIHEKAHTGEKPYKCKHCGKAYRYHQTLQIHERTHTGEKSYECKKCSKAFSCPSSLRIHERTHNGKKPYECKQCGKTFRYYPSFQTHERVHTGEKPYECKPCGKTFSSNIGFQIHERNHTGEKPYECQKCSKAFSCPSSFRKHERTHTGEKPYECKECGKALRALASLRVHMITHTGVGPYKCKQCEKAFISPSSFRIHQRSHTGEKPYECKQCGKTFRYYPSFQKHERTHTGEKPYECKECGRAFSCSTLLRLHERTHTGEKLYECKQCGKACRDYTSLETHIRIHTGEKPYECKQCGKAFRCYQSFRRHERNHTGEKPYECKKCSKAFRCPSYLRTHERTHTREKPYECKQCGKAYRGYSSLQTHERTHTGEKPYACKECGKAFRWYQSFRRHERTHTGEKPYECKECGKAFSHPTSFRRHKKTHRVEPFECKQRGKDFSWPSLLHVKTPTRNKL, from the exons ATGTACAAA CTCAAGCTGAGGGGCGTGGCCCTCCGAGCTATCCAATCAGGGGCGCCGCTGGAGCAGGTGGGTGGGGGCGACGTACCGCACCGGAGTGGACGTCCCTACCGGCGCCGGCCTCGCCGGAGATCGG CGTGGACGCTGGGACGGCAGCCGGACGCCGGGCGCCCTGTCCCGTTATTTAGCTCAGCCCGCCCCCAGAGCTTCGCTGGGCAGCGCTGTGCCTACGTCCCCGCGTCTCCCCAGACT GACGCAGTGGTCTTTGAGGATGTTGCTGTGAACTTCACCCTGGAAGAGTGGGCTTTACTGGATTTTTCACAGAAGAAACTCTACAGAGATGTGATGGGGGAAACCTTCAGGAACCTGGCCTCAGTAG GAGAAACATGGAAAGATCATGACATTGAAGATAAGTGCAAAAACCAGGGGACAAAACTAAG GAGTCGTAAGGTAGGGAGAATATGTGAAGGGAAAGAGGATAGTCCATGCAGAGAAAACCTCAGCCTTATTCCAAATCTCAATCTGAACAAGAAAACTCTTATCAGAGTAAAACCATGGGAACACAAAGTATGTGGAAAAGTCCTCATGCATCATTCATCCCATAATAGGTACACCAGAAGTCACGTTGGACACAAGCCATATGATTAtcagaaaaatggagagaagccATATAAATGTAATgtatgtgggaaagcctttagttATCTGCAgtgttttgaaaaacataaaggaaatcACACTGGAGGGAAAACCTATAAATGTAAggagtgtgggaaagccttcgTGCAGCTCGAAACTTTTCAGAGACACATGGTAACACATACTGGAGGTGCCTCTTATAAGTGTAAGGATTGTGGGAAAACTTTTAGTTCTTCAGCTTCACTTCAGATACATGAAAAAgcccacactggagagaaaccttataaatgtaaacattGTGGAAAAGCCTATAGATATCATCAAACTTTACAAATACATGAGAGgactcacacaggagagaaatccTATGAATGTAAAAAATGTAGTAAAGCATTCAGTTGTCCCAGTTCCCTCAGAATACACGAAAGAACTCACAATGGaaagaaaccttatgaatgtaaaCAATGTGGTAAAACCTTCAGGTATTACCCTTCCttccaaacacatgaaagagttcatactggagagaaaccctatgaatgtaagccATGTGGTAAAACTTTCAGTTCTAATATAGGTttccaaatacatgaaagaaatcacactggagaaaaaccctatgaatgcCAAAAATGTAGTAAAGCCTTCAGTTGTCCCAGTTCTTTTCGAAAACATGAAAGAACTCATACTGGGGAAAAACCTTATGAATgcaaggaatgtgggaaagcccTTAGAGCTCTTGCAAGCCTTCGAGTGCACATGATCACTCACACTGGAGTGGGACCTTATAAATGTAAGCAGTGTgagaaagcatttatttctcccagttcatTTCGAATACATCAAAGGagtcacactggagagaaaccctatgaatgtaaacAGTGTGGTAAAACCTTCAGGTATTACCCTTCCtttcaaaaacatgaaagaactcacactggagagaaaccctatgaatgtaaggagTGTGGAAGAGCCTTTAGTTGTTCAACTTTGCTACGACTACATGAAAGAACACACACTGGAGAGAAACTCTATGAATGTAAGCAGTGTGGAAAAGCCTGCAGAGATTACACTTCCTTAGAAACACACAtaagaattcatactggagagaaaccctatgaatgtaaacAATGTGGAAAGGCCTTCAGGTGTTATCAAAGTTTTCGAAGACATGAAAGAAatcacactggagaaaaaccctatgaatgtaaaaaATGTAGTAAAGCATTCAGGTGTCCAAGTTATCTTAGAACACATGAAAGAACTCACACTagagaaaaaccctatgaatgtaaacAATGTGGTAAAGCCTACAGAGGTTACAGTTCCttgcaaacacatgaaaggactcacacaggagagaaaccctatgcatgtaaggaatgtggaaaagCTTTCAGGTGGTATCAGAGTTTTCGAAGACATGAaagaactcacactggagagaaaccctatgaatgtaaagaatgtgggaaggccttcagccATCCCACTTCCTTCCGAAGGCATAAAAAGACTCACAGGGTAGAACCTTTTGAATGTAAACAGCGTGGGAAAGACTTCAGTTGGCCTTCATTGTTACATGTTAAAACTCCcaccagaaataaattataa